In Erythrobacter sp. KY5, the DNA window TGCGGGCGCACATTGGGCCCATCGTTTATGACACGGCTCACCGTTTGCAGGGACACGCCTGCATCCTCCGCAACCTCGCGGATGGTGACCGATTTGTGGCCTCTGCCCATTGCGATGCCCGTCCTTAGCTTCGCCTATTTAATGCAGGCGCGCCCCGTCCCCGGGTCGCTCCCGCATTGGTAAACTCTGATCCAGTCGACCTCGAATTGAGCCGGAACGCTTTCAGGTGCAAGCCCCTTTTCGTTGTCGCGTTCAGGCCATCGCCCGCCTACTGCCAGATTGGCCATAACATACATCGGCTGGTCAAAGGGAGCGTTGGCATTGCCTTCGGCCTTCGGCGAACCTGTATCCCAATCCTCTGGCGTGAAGACGGCATGCACCCGATCGTTCACGAGGAAGCGTATGATCCCCTCGCCCCACTCCACCGCATAGACATGAAAGCCGTCGGAGGGCAGCGAGTTATCGGGAAGCGCCGTCTTGCTGTCGACATAGCGGTTGTTCGGGGGAAGATCGCCGAAATGAAGCGCGCTGACAGTGCGGTTCTCGCCGACATCGCCGTCACATTCGTCACAATCTGCGCCAATATTGACAGCTTCAAGAATGTCGATCTCGCCCGATAGTGGCCAACGACCATAGTGATCGTCGGCCGGCATCATCCAGACGGCTGGCCACATGCCCTGCCCGCCCGGAACCTTCGCCCGCGCTTCGATCCGGCCATAGCGCCACGCGTGAAGGCCGCGCGTGCGAACCTTGCCCGACGTGTATCCTTGCGTAACTTGCGGATTGGGGTCTGCGGCAATTTCAGGCGGACGATCAGGTCCGGTGAAGGTCTCCTTGCGCGCTTTAAGCAGGAGAACGCCATCCTCGACCGCGATGTTCTCTGGCCGGTCGGTGTAGCATTGCCGCTCATCATTGCCGCCGCCCCAGCACGATTGTTCCGGTGTCCAGTTGGTGCGGTCGAGGCCGTCGCCATCGAATTCGTCCGACCAAACCAGCTCCCAGCCCGCCCCTTCGAGCGGTGCGACCACGGTCTGTGTCGCGTCGCCTTGCGACGCATCCGATGCTGCGCAAGCTGTAAGCAAGCCGGCCAAAACTACGGCAGCGCTCCTTCGTCCCATTCGCTTCATGTCATTCCCCTGCGTGCG includes these proteins:
- a CDS encoding family 16 glycosylhydrolase, whose amino-acid sequence is MAGLLTACAASDASQGDATQTVVAPLEGAGWELVWSDEFDGDGLDRTNWTPEQSCWGGGNDERQCYTDRPENIAVEDGVLLLKARKETFTGPDRPPEIAADPNPQVTQGYTSGKVRTRGLHAWRYGRIEARAKVPGGQGMWPAVWMMPADDHYGRWPLSGEIDILEAVNIGADCDECDGDVGENRTVSALHFGDLPPNNRYVDSKTALPDNSLPSDGFHVYAVEWGEGIIRFLVNDRVHAVFTPEDWDTGSPKAEGNANAPFDQPMYVMANLAVGGRWPERDNEKGLAPESVPAQFEVDWIRVYQCGSDPGTGRACIK